One window from the genome of Longimicrobiaceae bacterium encodes:
- a CDS encoding zinc-binding alcohol dehydrogenase family protein codes for MRSLGIFGGLPAFPSFPGDGTVLIDDVPVRSRIMRSEVPAFDPTSEENARRVVVQVRAFSLNYRDKSFMVQMQTLPRNRFFAVGSELTGTVLEVGAEVRGFKPGDRVMGQNHFVSLKIRPGGWRDGVATNQGSKEVQAFHEEKLIRIPDSMPDEIAAAFSLGAQTAYSMIRKAEVEEGTRVLVTSATSSTSGFVIAALKARGARIFATTASDTHDQRLMDMGVERIVRVTGARSSFRHNDDVMQLARDLDGFEAVIDPFFDLHVERGLEMLLPFGRYVTCGLAGQTEGAKRQAAVQPVNGRDVLLTAMVNNLSIIGNCLGLHSDLDAAVADYEAGRFQIPMDSTFTGEDAPGFLNRTYCDRSRFGKVVFRYDDAA; via the coding sequence ATGCGCAGTCTCGGCATCTTCGGCGGGCTCCCGGCGTTTCCCTCCTTCCCCGGCGACGGGACGGTGCTGATCGACGACGTGCCCGTGCGCAGCCGCATCATGCGGAGCGAGGTCCCCGCGTTCGACCCCACGTCCGAGGAGAACGCGCGCCGCGTGGTGGTGCAGGTCCGCGCCTTCTCGCTGAACTACCGCGACAAGAGCTTCATGGTGCAGATGCAGACCCTGCCCCGGAACCGCTTCTTCGCGGTGGGCTCGGAGCTCACCGGCACCGTGCTGGAGGTGGGCGCCGAGGTGCGCGGCTTCAAGCCCGGCGACCGGGTGATGGGCCAGAACCACTTCGTGAGCCTCAAGATCCGCCCCGGCGGGTGGCGCGACGGCGTGGCCACCAACCAGGGCAGCAAAGAGGTGCAGGCGTTCCACGAGGAGAAGCTGATCCGCATCCCCGACTCGATGCCCGACGAGATCGCGGCGGCGTTCAGCCTGGGCGCGCAGACGGCGTACAGCATGATCCGCAAGGCCGAGGTCGAGGAGGGCACGCGGGTGCTGGTCACCTCGGCCACCTCCAGCACCTCGGGCTTCGTGATCGCGGCGCTCAAGGCCCGCGGCGCGCGCATCTTCGCCACCACCGCCAGCGACACGCACGACCAGCGGCTCATGGACATGGGAGTGGAGCGGATCGTCCGCGTGACCGGGGCGCGCTCCAGCTTCCGCCACAACGACGACGTGATGCAGCTCGCCCGCGACCTCGACGGCTTCGAGGCGGTGATCGACCCCTTCTTCGACCTGCACGTGGAGCGCGGGCTGGAGATGCTGCTGCCCTTCGGCCGCTACGTGACCTGCGGGCTGGCCGGGCAGACCGAGGGCGCCAAGCGGCAGGCGGCCGTGCAGCCGGTGAACGGCCGCGACGTGCTGCTCACCGCCATGGTCAACAACCTCAGCATCATCGGCAACTGCCTGGGCCTGCACTCGGACCTGGACGCGGCCGTGGCGGACTACGAGGCGGGGCGCTTCCAGATCCCCATGGACAGCACCTTCACGGGCGAGGACGCGCCCGGCTTCCTGAACCGCACGTATTGCGACCGCAGCCGCTTCGGCAAGGTGGTCTTCCGCTACGACGACGCAGCCTGA
- a CDS encoding HlyD family efflux transporter periplasmic adaptor subunit, with amino-acid sequence MSDTLYPPDFLEDSVEGHFARSSRGSRTVYTAVWVLVLGSLAALPLLKVDIAVASPGIIRPATEKTEVRAGASGILERVGIAKGQRVKRGDVLAVVGAPDAASRLALLESQVAERTREMDDLRRLTAGGDPGALSVGRRRQEYAQFRAELDDARLQEQRQDGDLRRGRALHDQKLLADGEMDQLELQARQARARTVALTERYAGGWQADLATLRQETEQLRSQAEQLRSQSALFTVTAPEAGTVEEAASLAPGSFVAAGDRLAVISPTAALVAEMQVAPRDVGMLRVGMPVRMQVDAFNYLDWGSVHGRILDISDDFLLVDGRPAFRVRCAMAEGRLSLKNGVTGRLKKGMTLQGRFLVARRSLFQLLYDNVNDWLNPMQPGTAAEEAK; translated from the coding sequence ATGAGTGACACGCTGTATCCCCCGGACTTCCTGGAAGATTCGGTCGAGGGCCACTTCGCCCGCTCGTCGCGGGGCAGCCGCACCGTGTACACGGCGGTGTGGGTGCTGGTCCTGGGCAGCCTGGCGGCGCTGCCGCTGCTGAAGGTGGACATCGCGGTGGCGAGCCCCGGCATCATCCGCCCCGCCACCGAGAAGACCGAGGTGCGCGCCGGGGCTTCGGGAATCCTGGAGCGGGTGGGCATCGCCAAGGGCCAGCGCGTGAAGCGCGGCGACGTGCTGGCAGTGGTGGGCGCCCCCGACGCGGCTTCGCGGCTGGCGCTGCTGGAGAGCCAGGTGGCGGAGCGCACGCGGGAGATGGACGACCTGCGGCGCCTGACCGCCGGGGGCGACCCAGGCGCGCTCTCGGTGGGCCGGCGGCGGCAGGAGTACGCCCAGTTCCGCGCCGAGCTGGACGACGCGCGCCTCCAGGAGCAGCGGCAGGACGGCGACCTGCGCCGCGGCCGGGCCCTGCACGACCAGAAGCTGCTGGCCGACGGCGAGATGGACCAGCTGGAGCTCCAGGCCCGCCAGGCCCGCGCCCGCACCGTGGCGCTCACCGAGCGCTACGCCGGCGGCTGGCAGGCCGACCTGGCCACGCTGCGGCAGGAGACGGAGCAGCTCCGCTCGCAGGCCGAGCAGCTGCGGTCGCAGTCGGCGCTCTTCACCGTCACCGCCCCCGAGGCGGGCACGGTGGAGGAGGCGGCCAGCCTGGCGCCCGGCAGCTTCGTGGCCGCGGGCGACCGCCTGGCGGTGATCTCGCCCACGGCGGCGCTGGTGGCCGAGATGCAGGTCGCCCCGCGCGACGTGGGGATGCTGCGGGTGGGGATGCCGGTGCGCATGCAGGTGGACGCCTTCAACTACCTGGACTGGGGCAGCGTGCACGGCCGCATCCTGGACATCTCCGACGACTTCCTGCTGGTGGACGGCCGCCCGGCCTTCCGCGTCCGCTGCGCCATGGCCGAGGGCCGGCTCAGCCTCAAGAACGGCGTCACGGGCCGCCTGAAGAAGGGGATGACGCTGCAGGGCCGCTTCCTGGTGGCGCGCCGCAGCCTCTTCCAGCTCCTGTACGACAACGTGAACGACTGGCTCAACCCCATGCAGCCGGGCACCGCGGCCGAGGAGGCGAAGTGA